A window of the Eretmochelys imbricata isolate rEreImb1 chromosome 7, rEreImb1.hap1, whole genome shotgun sequence genome harbors these coding sequences:
- the GDF2 gene encoding growth/differentiation factor 2 — MHYFGVMAALSVFNIITCLARGKPLEAWGKLSAMENSDKSFGDPGEVEGETHFNFKTFLENMKADFLRSLNLSGVPSQERSREEPPQFMIDLYNRYAKDKSSIPASNIVRSFSTEDVVSLASLEENPFQKHILLFNVSIPRHEDVTRAELRIHISCNRDIGPLSRLEGNMVIYDVLDGDLWENPEGTNSFLASQDIQECGWEMFEVSSAVKRWVRADKSKTKNKLEVVVERKTLGDFACGKLDISVMPDTKNLPLLIVFSNDRSNGTKETRVELREMIVHEQESVLKKLAKNSTLPEEEEEAEEKSLSVTGLHQPSSRSKRSTGANHCRRTSLRVNFKDIGWDSWIIAPKDYDAFECKGGCFFPLTDNVTPTKHAIVQTLVHLKNPKKAAKACCVPTKLDSISILYTDDAGVPTLKYNYEGMKVAECGCR, encoded by the exons ATGCACTATTTTGGGGTGATGGCTGCATTGTCTGTTTTCAACATCATCACTTGTTTGGCAAGAGGCAAGCCCTTGGAAGCCTGGGGCAAATTATCAGCTATGGAGAACTCTGATAAATCCTTTGGTGATCCTGGAGAGGTGGAGGGTGAGACCCATTTCAACTTTAAAACCTTCCTGGAAAACATGAAAGCGGATTTCCTGAGGAGTTTGAACTTATCGGGCGTCCCTTCGCAAGAGAGGTCTAGAGAGGAGCCACCACAATTCATGATTGACCTGTACAACAGATATGCTAAGGACAAGTCTTCCATCCCTGCATCCAATATTGTGCGGAGCTTTAGTACTGAAG ATGTTGTTTCTCTGGCTTCCCTGGAAGAAAACCCATTTCAGAAACACATCTTGCTCTTCAACGTCTCTATCCCACGGCACGAAGACGTCACCAGGGCTGAGCTGAGAATCCACATATCCTGTAATAGGGACATTGGGCCTCTCTCTAGACTGGAAGGCAACATGGTAATTTATGATGTTCTGGATGGAGACCTCTGGGAAAATCCAGAAGGCACCAACTCATTCCTTGCCTCCCAAGATATCCAGGAATGTGGATGGGAAATGTTTGAGGTGTCCAGTGCTGTGAAAAGATGGGTCAGGGCAGACAAATCAAAGACTAAAAACAAGCTTGAGGTTGTTGTTGAGAGGAAAACCCTGGGTGACTTCGCTTGTGGGAAGCTGGACATCAGTGTTATGCCCGACACTAAAAATCTGCCCTTGTTAATAGTGTTCTCCAATGACCGAAGCAATGGGACCAAGGAGACCAGAGTGGAGCTCCGGGAGATGATTGTTCATGAGCAGGAGAGCGTGCTAAAGAAGTTAGCAAAGAACAGCACTTTGCCcgaagaggaagaggaggcagaggagaaatCCTTATCCGTCACTGGACTCCACCAGCCTTCATCGAGAAGCAAGAGAAGCACTGGTGCCAACCACTGCCGGAGAACCTCCCTCCGTGTGAACTTCAAAGACATCGGCTGGGATTCCTGGATCATTGCGCCCAAAGATTATGATGCATTTGAATGCAAAGGGGGATGCTTTTTTCCTCTGACAGACAACGTGACCCCGACGAAACATGCTATCGTCCAAACTTTAGTGCACCTCAAAAACCCCAAGAAAGCTGCCAAGGCCTGTTGTGTTCCTACCAAACTGGATTCGATTTCCATCCTCTACACTGATGATGCTGGGGTACCCACTTTGAAATATAATTACGAGGGGATGAAAGTAGCAGAATGTGGGTGCAGGTAG